From one Lolium rigidum isolate FL_2022 chromosome 4, APGP_CSIRO_Lrig_0.1, whole genome shotgun sequence genomic stretch:
- the LOC124648706 gene encoding uncharacterized protein LOC124648706, which produces MLRLLTGGLRRPLSTAASRPPWALIQLTSMDKSGAPAPGASFHLDAPPFLTNLTVPAHFVHPRPLLDPATGKHGSVPGQVCATSAHGFLLVRFWESRFGFSVGAGGDHGESLVSAILNLSFTDMDTNPETTRFVCNPLSGELYRLPDIDGTKRTSACNHLGILTQSQGGDAAPDRYAVAEMFTAGGREEAGLVMRRFLSETGEWEKLAGLPSPLPAGRQMDVVTAVVAFGDRLWWIDESWGAVSVDPLSDRPEPRFVELPRGSVLPDLKGMVFMKQLGRYRRMGASDGKMRYVEVSKDRPYVISAFSLDDGGTSWTLDHEVPFLHIWMDERNQFPPLKEMPAIGAIDPLNANVVYLVCGSQLLGVDMVNKKVTGSSRLAIPRVPILPCVLPTWLESTKIPYAGF; this is translated from the exons ATGCTCCGCCTCCTCACCGGCGGCCTCCGCCGCCCCCTCTCCACGGCCGCCTCGCGCCCGCCGTGGGCGCTGATCCAGCTCACCTCCATGGACAAGTCGGGGGCGCCGGCGCCGGGCGCGTCCTTCCACCTCGACGCGCCCCCGTTCCTCACCAACCTCACCGTCCCCGCCCACTTCGTCCACCCGCGCCCTCTCCTCGACCCCGCCACCGGCAAGCACGGCTCCGTCCCGGGCCAGGTCTGCGCCACCAGCGCCCACGGCTTCCTCCTCGTGCGCTTCTGGGAGTCCCGCTTCGGCTTCTccgtcggcgccggcggcgaccacggcgagTCCCTGGTATCCGCCATACTCAACCTCTCCTTCACCGACATGGACACCAATCCGGAGACCACGCGCTTCGTCTGCAACCCGCTAAGCGGCGAGCTTTACCGCCTCCCGGACATCGACGGCACCAAGAGGACCTCCGCCTGCAACCACCTCGGCATCCTCACCCAATCCCAAGGCGGGGACGCGGCCCCGGACAGGTACGCGGTAGCTGAGATGTTCACCGCCGGAGGCAGGGAGGAGGCAGGATTGGTCATGAGGCGGTTTCTCTCCGAGACCGGGGAGTGGGAGAAGTTGGCAGGCTTGCCGTCCCCTCTGCCGGCTGGGCGGCAGATGGACGTCGTCACCGCCGTGGTGGCCTTCGGCGACCGGCTGTGGTGGATCGACGAGAGCTGGGGCGCCGTCTCGGTCGACCCGCTCAGCGACCGCCCGGAGCCCCGCTTCGTGGAGCTGCCCAGAGGCAGCGTGCTGCCTGACCTCAAGGGCATGGTCTTCATGAAGCAACTCGgcaggtaccgccgcatgggggCCAGCGACGGCAAGATGCGCTACGTCGAGGTGTCCAAGGACAGGCCCTACGTGATCAGCGCCTTCTCCCTCGACGACGGGGGCACCTCCTGGACGCTCGACCACGAGGTGCCATTTCTCCACATCTGGATGGACGAACGCAACCAGTTTCCGCCCTTGAAGGAGATGCCGGCCATTGGGGCCATCGACCCGCTCAACGCCAATGTGGTCTACCTCGTCTGCGGCAGCCAGCTTCTCGGCGTGGACATGGTTAACAAGAAGGTTACCGGGAGCTCTCGTCTAGCTATACCCCGTGTCCCCATCCTACCATGTGTGCTCCCGACATGGCTGGAATCAACCAAGATCCCCTACGCAG GTTTCTGA